The following are encoded in a window of Manihot esculenta cultivar AM560-2 chromosome 8, M.esculenta_v8, whole genome shotgun sequence genomic DNA:
- the LOC110621415 gene encoding 4-coumarate--CoA ligase 2, with product MTSIASETSRPEVFPPQNSDTHIFRSKLPDIPISTHLSLYAYCFEKLFSFFDRPCLISGSTGKKYSFAESHRISQKTAAGLSNLGIKKGDVIMILLHNCPEFVFSFLGASMIGAVTTTANPSYTPNEIFKQFTASHAKLIITQSQYVDKLRDSHENHPKLSKDFTVITIDDPPENCLPLTVLTEANESEVPDVTINPDDPVALPFSSGTTGLPKGVILTHKNLITNVAQQVDGENPNLYLKEEDVVLCILPLFHMFALDTVLLCSLRSGAAVLLMQQFEMGALLELIQKHKVSVAALVPPLVVALAKNPMVAAFDLSTIRVVISGAAPLGKEVEDAFRSRVPQATLGQGYGMTEAAAAITLCLGFAKQPFPTKLGSCGTVLRNAELKVIDPETGCSLGYNQPGEICIRGQQIMKAYLDDLETTLNTIDVEGWLHTGDIGYVDDDEEVFIVDRIKEIIKFKGFQVSPTELEALLLNHPSIADAAVVPQKDEVAGEVPVAFVVPSDGSELTEETVKEYIEKQVVFYKKLSKVYFVHAIPKSPSGKILRKDLKARLAAASLLP from the exons aTGACATCTATAGCCTCTGAAACCTCCAGGCCAGAAGTCTTTCCTCCTCAAAATTCTGATACCCATATTTTCAGATCAAAATTGCCTGACATTCCTATCTCTACTCACCTCTCTCTCTACGCATATTGCTTTGAGAAACTCTTCAGTTTCTTTGATAGACCATGTCTTATTTCAGGCTCCACTGGTAAAAAGTATTCGTTTGCCGAAAGCCACCGCATATCTCAGAAGACTGCTGCTGGATTATCAAACCTGGGAATCAAGAAGGGGGACGTCATCATGATTCTCCTCCACAATTGCCCTGAATTCGTCTTCTCTTTCCTGGGTGCTTCCATGATTGGTGCAGTCACTACAACTGCCAACCCTTCTTATACTCCAAATGAAATATTCAAACAATTTACCGCTTCTCATGCCAAGCTGATCATTACTCAATCTCAATACGTTGACAAGCTAAGGGATTCCCATGAAAACCACCCAAAACTCAGCAAGGATTTTACTGTAATCACTATAGATGATCCACCGGAAAATTGTCTTCCTCTCACAGTGCTTACCGAGGCCAACGAAAGCGAAGTCCCTGATGTTACTATCAATCCTGACGATCCTGTTGCATTGCCCTTCTCTTCAGGGACTACAGGGCTCCCTAAAGGAGTGATATTAACTCATAAGAACTTGATAACGAATGTGGCCCAACAAGTAGATGGAGAGAACCCAAATTTATACTTGAAAGAAGAAGATGTTGTGTTGTGTATTCTGCCTCTGTTTCACATGTTCGCACTGGACACTGTGTTGCTTTGCTCGCTGAGATCAGGAGCTGCTGTCTTGCTGATGCAGCAATTTGAGATGGGAGCATTGTTAGAGCTAATTCAGAAGCACAAAGTGTCGGTGGCAGCGCTGGTGCCACCGCTGGTGGTGGCATTGGCAAAGAATCCGATGGTGGCAGCGTTCGACCTGAGCACAATCAGAGTGGTGATATCAGGAGCGGCGCCGCTGGGGAAGGAAGTGGAGGATGCCTTCCGGAGTAGGGTGCCACAGGCGACATTGGGACAG GGATATGGGATGACAGAGGCAGCGGCAGCAATAACGTTGTGCTTAGGCTTTGCAAAGCAGCCGTTCCCAACCAAGTTAGGTTCATGTGGTACTGTACTCAGAAATGCAGAGCTCAAGGTGATTGACCCTGAAACCGGTTGCTCCCTTGGCTACAACCAGCCTGGTGAAATTTGCATCCGTGGACAACAAATTATGAAAG CATATTTGGATGACCTGGAGACCACATTAAACACTATAGATGTTGAAGGTTGGCTTCACACTGGAGACATTGGTTATGTGGATGATGATGAGGAGGTTTTCATTGTTGATAGAATaaaggaaattataaaattcaagGGTTTCCAG GTGTCACCAACAGAGCTTGAGGCTCTCCTTTTAAACCACCCATCGATTGCAGATGCCGCGGTCGTACC GCAAAAAGATGAAGTAGCTGGAGAAGTTCCTGTTGCATTTGTGGTTCCATCAGATGGGTCAGAGCTTACTGAAGAGACCGTAAAAGAATACATAGAAAAACAG GTGGTTTTCTACAAGAAATTGAGCAAAGTATACTTTGTTCATGCAATTCCCAAGTCTCCCTCTGGAAAGATATTAAGAAAAGACCTAAAAGCTAGGCTAGCCGCAGCCTCCTTATTGCCTTAA